One Symphalangus syndactylus isolate Jambi chromosome 9, NHGRI_mSymSyn1-v2.1_pri, whole genome shotgun sequence DNA segment encodes these proteins:
- the TAF1L gene encoding LOW QUALITY PROTEIN: transcription initiation factor TFIID subunit 1-like (The sequence of the model RefSeq protein was modified relative to this genomic sequence to represent the inferred CDS: inserted 2 bases in 1 codon) has translation MDEALSRGSEKVFQKCENWQLGDVHSVPYTAWGACHAAAAAATVIAAIMSDTDSEEDSAGGGPFSLAGILFGNINGAGQLEGESVLDDACKKHLAGLGALGLGSLITELTANEELTRTGGALVNDEGWIRITEDAVDYSDINEVAEDESRRHQQTMGSLQPLCHSDYDEDDYDADCEDIDCKLMPPPPPPPGPMKKDKDQDAITCVSENREGIILPSIIAPSFLASEKVEFSSYSDSESEMGPQEATQAESEDGKLTLPLAGITQHDATKLLPSVTELFPEFRPGKVLRFLHLFGPGKNVPSVWRSARRKRKKHRELIQEEQIQELECSVESEVSQKSLWNYDYAPPPPPEQCLSDDEITMMVSAKSKFSQSTGDVDKVTDTKPRVAEWRYGPARLWYDMLGVSEDGSGFDYGFKLRKTQHEPVIKSRMTEEFRKLEESNGTDLLADENFLMVTQLHWEDSIIWDGEDVKHKGTKPQHASLAGWLPSSMTRNAVAYNVQQGFAATLDDDKPWYSIFPIDNEDLVYGRWEDNIIWDAQAMPRLLEPPVLALDPNDENLILEIPDEKKEATSNSPSKESKKESSLKKSRILLSKTGVIREEPQQNMSQPEVKDPWNLSNDEYYFPNQQRLRGTFGGNIIQHSIPAVELWQPFFPTHMGPIKIRQFHRPPLKKYSFGALSQPGPHSVKPLLKHIKKKAKMREQERQASGGGELFFMRTPQDLTGKDGDLILAEYSEENAPLMMQIGMATKINNYYKRKPGKDPGAPDCKYGETVYCHTSPFLGSLHPGQLLQAFENNLFRAPIYLHKMPETDFLIIRTRQGYYIRELVDIFVVGQQCPLFEVPGPNSRRANMHIRDFLQVFIYRLFWKSKDRPRRIRMEDIKKAFPSHSESSIRKRLKLCADFKRKGMDANWWVLKSDFRLPTEEEIRAKVSPEQCCAYYSMIAAEQRLKDAGYGEKSFFAPEEEKEEDFQMKIDEVHTAPWNTTRAFIAAMKGKCLLELTGVADPTGCGEGFSYVKIPNKPTQQKDDKEPQAVKKTVTGTDADLRRLSLKNAKQLLRKFGVPEEEIKKLSRWEVIDVVRTMSTEQARSGEGPMSKFARGSRFSVAEHQKRYKEECQRIFDLQNKVLSSTEVLTTDTDSSSAEDSDIEEMRKNIENMLQNKKTSSQLSRECEEQERKELQRMLLAAGSAASGNNHRDDNTASKTSLNSSATGHCLKIYRTFRDEEGKEYVRCETVRKPAVIDAYVHIRTTKDEKFFQKFALFDEKHREEMRKERRRIQEQLRRLKRNEEKEKLKGPPEKKPKKMKERPHLKLKCGACGAIGHMRTNKFCPLYYQTNVPPSKPVAMTEEQEEELEKRVIRNDNEELIKVEGTKIVLGKQLIENADEVRRKSLVLRFPKQQLPPKKKRRIETTVHCDYLNTPHKSIHRRRTDPMVTLSSILESIINDMRDLPNTYPFHTPVNAKVVKDYYKIITRPMDLQTLRENVRKRLYPSREEFREHLELIVKNSATYNGPKHSLTQISQSMLDLCDEKLKEKEDKLARLEKAINPLLDDDDQVAFSFILDNIVTEKMMAVPDSWPFHHPVNKKFVPDYYKVIVNPVDLETIRKNISKHKYQSRKSFLGDVNLILANSVKYNGPDSQYTKTAQEIVNVCYQTMTEYDEHLTQLEKDICTAKEAALEEAELESLDPMTPGPYTPQLPDMYDTIISLSTSRDASVFQDESNMSVLDSPTATPEKQMCQAPQWGDGDLADEEEGTVQQPEASVLYEDLLMSEGEDDEEDAGSDEGDNPFSAIQLSESGSDSDVGYGGIRPKQPXMGMENEESMMAYEGDGGEASHDLEDSNISYGSCEEPDPKLNTQDTIFSSIGNFQLGVVTPVISALWEAKAGGSPEVRSSRPAWPTCRNFISTEHTKISQAWWCMPVIPATREAEAGELLAPGRQRLQ, from the exons CAGCTACCGTCATTGCCGCCATCATGTCAGACACCGACAGCGAGGAAGATTCAGCTGGAGGCGGCCCATTTTCTTTAGCGGGTATCCTTTTCGGCAACATCAATGGAGCGGGGCAGCTGGAGGGGGAAAGCGTCTTGGATGATGCGTGTAAGAAGCACTTGGCAGGCTTGGGGGCTTTGGGGCTGGGCAGCCTGATCACTGAACTCACGGCAAATGAAGAATTGACCCGGACTGGCGGTGCCTTGGTAAATGATGAAGGGTGGATTAGGATTACAGAAGATGCTGTGGACTATTCAGACATCAATGAGGTGGCAGAAGATGAAAGCCGAAGACACCAGCAGACGATGGGGAGCTTGCAGCCGCTTTGCCACTCAGATTATGATGAAGATGACTATGATGCTGATTGTGAAGACATTGATTGCAAGTTGatgcctcctccacctccacccccgGGACCAATGAAGAAGGATAAGGACCAAGATGCTATTACCTGTGTGTCTGAAAATAGAGAAGGCATCATCTTGCCCTCCATCATTGCCCCTTCCTTTCTGGCCTCAGAGAAAGTGGAATTCAGTAGTTACTCTGATTCAGAATCTGAGATGGGACCTCAGGAAGCAACACAGGCAGAATCTGAGGATGGAAAGCTGACCCTTCCATTGGCTGGGATTACGCAGCATGATGCCACCAAGCTGTTGCCAAGTGTCACAGAACTTTTTCCAGAATTTCGACCTGGAAAGGTGTTACGCTTCCTACATCTTTTTGGACCAGGGAAGAATGTCCCTTCTGTTTGGCGGAGTGCtcggagaaagaggaagaagcatCGTGAGCTGATACAGGAAGAGCAGATCCAGGAGCTGGAATGCTCGGTAGAATCAGAAGTCAGCCAGAAGTCTTTGTGGAACTATGACTAcgctccaccaccacctccagagCAGTGTCTCTCTGATGATGAAATCACGATGATGGTTTCTGCGAAGTCCAAATTTTCCCAATCAACTGGAGATGTAGATAAAGTGACAGATACCAAACCAAGAGTGGCTGAGTGGCGTTATGGGCCTGCCCGACTGTGGTATGATATGCTGGGTGTCTCCGAAGATGGCAGTGGGTTTGACTATGGCTTCAAACTGAGAAAGACACAACATGAACCTGTGATAAAATCTAGAATGACAGAGGAATTTAGGAAACTTGAAGAAAGCAATGGCACTGATCTTCTGGCTGACGAAAACTTCCTGATGGTGACCCAGCTGCATTGGGAGGATTCTATCATCTGGGATGGGGAGGATGTCAAACACAAAGGGACAAAACCTCAGCATGCAAGCCTGGCAGGCTGGCTTCCTTCTAGCATGACTAGGAATGCAGTGGCTTACAATGTTCAGCAAGGTTTTGCAGCTACTCTGGATGATGACAAACCTTGGTACTCCATTTTTCCCATTGACAATGAGGATCTGGTGTATGGACGCTGGGAGGACAACATCATTTGGGATGCTCAGGCCATGCCCCGGCTGTTGGAACCTCCTGTTTTGGCACTTGATCCCAATGATGAGAACCTCATTTTGGAAATTCCTGATGAGAAGAAAGAGGCTACCTCTAACTCCCCCTCCAAGGAGAGTAAGAAGGAATCATCTCTGAAGAAGAGTCGAATTCTCTTGAGCAAAACAGGTGTCATCAGGGAGGAACCACAGCAGAACATGTCTCAGCCAGAAGTGAAAGATCCATGGAATCTCTCCAATGATGAGTATTATTTCCCCAACCAACAGCGTCTTCGAGGCACCTTTGGAGGGAATATTATCCAGCATTCGATTCCTGCTGTGGAATTATGGCAGCCCTTCTTTCCCACCCACATGGGGCCCATCAAAATCCGGCAGTTCCATCGGCCACCTCTGAAAAAGTACTCATTTGGTGCACTCTCTCAGCCAGGTCCCCATTCAGTCAAACCTTTGctaaagcacattaaaaaaaaggccaagatgagagagcaagagaggcaAGCCTCAGGTGGTGGAGAGTTATTTTTTATGCGCACACCTCAGGATCTCACAGGCAAAGATGGAGATCTTATTCTTGCAGAATATAGTGAGGAAAATGCACCCTTAATGATGCAGATTGGCATGGCAACCAAGATAAATAACTATTACAAACGGAAACCTGGAAAAGATCCTGGAGCACCAGATTGTAAATATGGGGAAACTGTTTACTGCCATACATCTCCTTTCTTGGGCTCTCTCCATCCTGGCCAATTACTGCAGGCATTTGAGAACAACCTTTTTCGTGCTCCGATTTATCTTCATAAGATGCCAGAAACTGATTTCCTGATCATTCGGACAAGACAGGGTTACTATATTCGGGAATTAGTGGATATTTTTGTGGTTGGCCAGCAGTGTCCCTTGTTTGAAGTTCCTGGGCCTAACTCCAGAAGGGCCAATATGCATATTCGAGACTTTCTACAGGTTTTCATTTACCGCCTTTTCTGGAAGAGTAAAGATCGGCCACGGAGGATACGAATGGAAGATATAAAAAAAGCCTTTCCTTCCCATTCAGAAAGCAGCATCCGGAAGAGGCTAAAGCTCTGTGCTGACTTCAAACGCAAAGGGATGGATGCAAACTGGTGGGTGCTTAAGTCTGATTTTCGTTTACCAACTGAAGAAGAGATAAGAGCTAAGGTGTCACCAGAGCAGTGCTGTGCTTATTATAGCATGATAGCTGCAGAGCAACGACTGAAGGATGCTGGCTATGGTGAGAAATCCTTTTTTGccccagaagaagaaaaagaggaagatttCCAGATGAAGATTGATGAAGTTCACACTGCTCCTTGGAACACCACAAGGGCCTTCATTGCTGCCATGAAGGGCAAGTGTCTCCTAGAGTTGACTGGGGTGGCAGATCCCACAGGGTGTGGTGAAGGATTCTCCTATGTGAAGATTCCAAATAAACCAACACAGCAGAAGGATGATAAAGAGCCGCAGGCAGTGAAGAAGACAGTGACAGGAACAGATGCAGACCTTCGTCGCCTTTCCCTGAAAAATGCCAAGCAACTTCTACGTAAATTTGGTGTGCCTGAGGAAGAGATTAAAAAGCTGTCCCGCTGGGAAGTGATTGATGTGGTGCGCACAATGTCAACAGAACAGGCTCGTTCTGGAGAGGGGCCTATGAGTAAATTTGCTCGTGGATCAAGGTTTTCTGTGGCTGAGCATCAAAAGCGTTACAAAGAGGAATGTCAGCGCATCTTTGACCTGCAGAACAAGGTTCTGTCATCAACTGAAGTCTTAACAACTGACACAGACAGCAGCTCAGCTGAAGATAGTGACAttgaagaaatgagaaagaacatTGAGAACATGTTGCAGAACAAGAAAACCAGCTCTCAGCTGTCACGTGAATGCGAGGAGCAGGAGCGGAAGGAACTACAGCGAATGCTACTGGCAGCAGGCTCAGCAGCATCAGGAAACAATCACAGAGATGATAACACAGCTTCCAAGACTAGCCTTAACTCTTCTGCCACTGGACACTGTCTCAAGATTTATCGCACATTTCGAGATGAAGAGGGGAAAGAGTATGTTCGCTGTGAGACAGTCCGAAAACCAGCTGTCATTGATGCCTATGTGCACATACGGACTACAAAAGATGagaaattctttcaaaaatttgCCCTTTTTGATGAAAAACATCGGGAAGAGATGCGAAAAGAACGGCGGAGGATTCAAGAGCAACTGAGGCGGCTTAAGCGGAACGAGGAAAAGGAGAAACTTAAGGGTCCTCCTGAGAAGAAGCCCAAGAAAATGAAGGAGCGTCCTCACCTAAAACTGAAATGTGGGGCATGTGGTGCCATTGGACACATGAGGACTAACAAATTCTGCCCCCTCTATTATCAAACAAATGTGCCACCTTCCAAACCTGTTGCCATGACagaagagcaggaggaggagttGGAAAAGAGAGTCATTCGTAATGATAATGAAGAACTTATCAAGGTTGAAGGGACCAAAATTGTCTTGGGGAAACAGCTAATTGAGAATGCGGATGAGGTTCGCAGAAAATCTCTGGTTCTCAGGTTTCCTAAACAGCAGCTTCCTCCAAAGAAGAAACGGCGAATTGAAACCACTGTTCACTGTGACTATTTGAATACACCTCATAAGTCCATCCACCGACGCCGCACAGACCCTATGGTGACGCTATCATCCATCTTGGAGTCTATCATCAATGACATGAGAGATCTTCCAAATACATACCCTTTCCACACTCCAGTCAATGCAAAGGTTGTAAAGGACTACTACAAAATCATCACTCGGCCAATGGACCTACAAACACTCCGTGAAAATGTGCGTAAACGCCTCTACCCGTCTCGGGAAGAGTTCAGAGAGCATCTGGAGCTAATTGTGAAAAACAGTGCAACCTACAATGGGCCAAAACACTCGTTGACTCAGATCTCTCAATCCATGCTGGATCTCTGTGATGAAAAActcaaagagaaagaagacaaattAGCTCGCTTAGAGAAAGCTATCAACCCCTTGCTGGATGATGATGACCAAGtggcattttctttcattctggacAACATCGTCACTGAGAAAATGATGGCAGTTCCAGATTCTTGGCCATTTCATCACCCAGTTAATAAGAAGTTTGTTCCAGATTATTACAAAGTGATTGTCAATCCAGTGGATTTAGAGACCATACGTAAGAACATCTCCAAGCACAAGTATCAGAGTCGGAAGAGTTTTCTAGGTGATGTAAACCTTATTCTGGCCAACAGTGTTAAGTATAATGGACCTGACAGTCAGTATACTAAGACTGCTCAGGAGATTGTGAACGTCTGTTACCAGACAATGACTGAGTATGATGAGCATTTGACTCAACTTGAGAAGGATATTTGTACAGCTAAAGAAGCAGCTTTGGAGGAAGCAGAATTAGAAAGCCTGGACCCAATGACCCCAGGGCCCTacacacctcagcttcctgatatGTATGATACCATCATATCCCTCAGTACGTCTCGAGATGCCTCTGTATTTCAAGATGAGAGCAATATGTCTGTCTTGGATAGTCCCACTGCCACGCCAGAAAAGCAGATGTGCCAGG CCCCACAGTGGGGAGATGGTGATCTTGCAGATGAAGAGGAAGGAACTGTACAACAACCTGAAGCCAGTGTCCTGTATGAGGATTTGCTTATGTCTGAAGGAGAAGATGATGAGGAAGATGCTGGGAGTGATGAAGGAGACAATCCTTTCTCTGCTATCCAGCTGAGTGAAAGTGGAAGTGACTCTGATGTGGGATATGGTGGAATAAGACCCAAACAACC GATGGGCatggaaaatgaagaaagcatgATGGCCTATGAGGGAGACGGTGGGGAGGCTTCCCATGATTTGGAGGATAGCAACATCAGTTATGGGAGCTGTGAGGAGCCTGATCCCAAGTTGAACACCCAAGACACAATCTTCAGCAGCATCGGAAATTTCCAGCTGGGcgtggtcacacctgtaatctcagcactctgggaggccaaggcgggcggatcacctgaggtcagaagttcgagaccagcttggccaacatgccgaaacttcatctctacggaacatacaaaaattagccaggcatggtggtgcatgcctgtaatcccagctactcgggaggctgaggcaggagaattgcttgcacccgggaggcagaggttgcagtga